In the genome of Pediococcus claussenii ATCC BAA-344, one region contains:
- a CDS encoding AAA family ATPase: MANNNNNFSNDPFDRNMDDIFNQLMGRMNGINSESRYLVNGQELTPEEFAQYRQTGKIPSGNGEQAQQQNGQQGQAVNEKGILARLGRNLTDEARKGLLDPVIGRNKEIQETAEILSRRTKNNPILVGDAGVGKTAVVEGLAQSIISGDVPAAIKGKEIYSIDISSLEAGTQFRGAFEENIQNLIKEVKKAGNVILFFDEIHQILGAGSTGGEDGGKGMADIIKPALSRGEISVIGATTQDEYRNTIMKNAALARRFNDVTVNAPSADDTFAILKGIRKLYQEHHRVELPDDVLKAAVDYSIQYIPQRSLPDKAIDLLDMTAAHLAAQHPVTDKVSLEAELKEAEKEKDEAAEKEDYEGAATAKTKMIRIQKKLDEATKEERPVATASDVADSVERLTGIPVSQMGASDIERLKKINDRLKGKVIGQDEAVDMVAKAIRRNRAGFDEGNRPIGSFLFVGPTGVGKTELAKQLALDMFGSKDAIVRLDMSEYTDTTAVSKLIGTTAGYVGYEDNSNTLTERVRRNPYSIVLLDEIEKANPQVLTLLLQVMDDGRLTDGQGNVVDFKNTIIIATSNAGFGNESITGNDGKDKSLMDKLAPYFRPEFLNRFNGIVEFSHLTKDDLHQIVDLMIDDVNRTLDKKGIKLEVSSDAKDWLIDQGYDEAMGARPLRRVIEQEIRDKVTDFYLDHLDAKDLKADLVEDQIVISEK, encoded by the coding sequence ATGGCTAACAATAACAATAATTTTTCAAATGATCCATTTGATCGCAACATGGATGATATTTTTAATCAACTAATGGGAAGAATGAACGGTATCAACTCAGAATCACGTTATTTAGTTAATGGACAGGAGTTAACGCCTGAGGAGTTTGCACAGTATCGTCAAACTGGCAAAATACCAAGTGGCAATGGTGAACAAGCTCAACAGCAGAATGGACAACAAGGACAAGCTGTAAATGAAAAAGGAATTCTAGCACGTTTGGGCCGCAATTTAACTGATGAAGCTCGCAAGGGATTACTTGATCCTGTTATTGGAAGGAATAAGGAAATCCAAGAAACAGCTGAGATTTTGAGTCGACGCACGAAGAATAATCCAATTCTTGTTGGAGACGCTGGTGTCGGTAAGACCGCGGTTGTTGAGGGCTTGGCTCAATCGATCATCAGCGGTGATGTACCAGCTGCAATTAAGGGCAAGGAGATTTATTCAATTGATATTTCTTCATTAGAAGCTGGTACACAGTTCCGTGGTGCTTTTGAAGAAAATATTCAAAACTTGATCAAAGAAGTTAAAAAAGCTGGAAATGTAATTTTATTCTTTGACGAAATTCATCAAATCTTGGGTGCCGGTTCTACTGGTGGAGAAGACGGCGGCAAAGGTATGGCTGATATTATTAAACCAGCATTGAGCCGTGGCGAAATCAGTGTAATTGGTGCAACAACTCAAGATGAGTACCGTAACACAATTATGAAGAACGCTGCGCTGGCTCGTCGTTTTAATGACGTAACAGTGAACGCACCAAGTGCCGATGATACATTTGCAATTTTGAAAGGAATTCGCAAATTATATCAAGAACATCATCGCGTTGAATTACCAGATGACGTTTTAAAAGCGGCAGTTGATTATTCAATTCAATATATTCCACAACGCTCTTTACCAGATAAAGCGATTGATTTATTGGATATGACTGCAGCACATTTAGCAGCTCAACATCCAGTTACAGACAAGGTTAGCTTGGAAGCAGAATTAAAAGAAGCTGAAAAGGAAAAAGACGAGGCAGCCGAAAAAGAGGATTATGAAGGTGCTGCAACAGCTAAAACTAAGATGATTCGTATTCAGAAGAAATTAGATGAAGCAACTAAGGAAGAACGACCAGTTGCAACGGCCTCGGATGTTGCTGATTCTGTTGAAAGATTGACAGGAATTCCAGTTTCTCAAATGGGTGCGAGTGATATTGAACGCTTGAAGAAGATAAATGACCGATTGAAGGGTAAAGTAATTGGTCAAGACGAAGCAGTTGATATGGTTGCGAAGGCAATTCGCCGTAATCGAGCTGGTTTTGATGAAGGCAACCGACCAATTGGTAGTTTCCTATTTGTTGGACCAACTGGTGTCGGTAAGACAGAGCTTGCTAAACAGTTGGCACTTGACATGTTTGGTAGTAAAGATGCAATTGTCCGACTCGATATGAGTGAATATACAGATACAACTGCAGTTTCTAAGCTAATTGGTACTACAGCTGGATATGTTGGTTACGAAGACAACTCTAATACTTTAACCGAGCGAGTTCGTCGTAATCCATATTCAATAGTACTATTAGACGAGATTGAAAAGGCAAATCCACAAGTTCTAACATTATTATTGCAAGTTATGGATGATGGACGTTTAACAGATGGACAAGGAAACGTGGTTGATTTTAAGAACACGATTATTATTGCGACATCTAACGCCGGATTTGGTAACGAGAGTATCACTGGTAATGATGGCAAAGATAAGAGCTTAATGGATAAACTAGCACCATACTTCCGCCCAGAATTCTTGAATCGTTTCAACGGAATTGTTGAGTTCAGCCACCTTACCAAAGATGATTTACATCAGATTGTTGACCTGATGATCGATGATGTTAATAGAACTTTGGATAAGAAGGGTATCAAGCTTGAGGTTTCGAGTGATGC
- a CDS encoding transcriptional regulator — protein MNIDIKTYLSKNGLTIYEVAKRSGYGYTTLHKSFNKQQTSATPLNIRDLDALARAQHLQMWEVLRELESHFMDL, from the coding sequence ATGAACATTGACATTAAAACCTATTTAAGTAAAAACGGGTTGACGATTTATGAAGTGGCGAAGCGTAGTGGTTATGGTTACACAACGTTGCATAAGTCGTTTAACAAACAACAGACGAGTGCTACGCCACTGAACATCCGAGATTTGGATGCTTTGGCACGCGCCCAGCATCTTCAAATGTGGGAAGTGTTACGTGAATTGGAATCGCATTTTATGGATTTGTAG
- the ndk gene encoding nucleoside-diphosphate kinase — translation MTEERTLMLVKPDGVASGHVGDVITRIENRRFKITAIRTLTASPEELRVHYQQLVGKSFYSGIEDFMTSGPIVAMIISGSDVVESIRKMTGPTDPAEAPAGTIRGDFARGWGDGPIQNVVHSSDSIESAEREIKIWFPDEK, via the coding sequence ATGACTGAAGAACGTACTTTAATGTTAGTAAAACCTGATGGAGTGGCAAGCGGGCATGTTGGTGATGTGATTACTAGGATTGAAAACCGCCGTTTTAAGATTACAGCAATTCGGACTTTAACTGCATCACCCGAAGAATTACGAGTTCATTATCAACAATTAGTAGGCAAATCATTTTATTCAGGTATTGAGGATTTTATGACTTCAGGACCAATTGTAGCAATGATAATATCGGGATCGGATGTTGTTGAAAGCATCCGAAAAATGACAGGGCCAACCGATCCAGCAGAGGCCCCGGCTGGAACTATCCGTGGAGATTTTGCCCGTGGGTGGGGAGATGGGCCAATCCAAAATGTAGTGCACAGCTCAGACAGTATTGAGAGTGCTGAACGCGAAATTAAAATTTGGTTTCCAGATGAAAAATAA
- a CDS encoding MarR family winged helix-turn-helix transcriptional regulator yields MNDMQYTEIYNLLKRINRDTQINRLSEFIGGRINDNVLTHLQDRLTHNDLDILSTIGKDELTVSEVVDQMAISQGGTSRRINHLERLDLLSKFHKAPNRKSVFLKLTTNGLILANAHNELHQALRQEAFESVSDFSDQDINTVIKFLKRLS; encoded by the coding sequence ATGAATGATATGCAGTACACTGAAATTTATAATTTACTAAAACGCATCAATAGAGATACTCAAATTAATCGTTTGTCCGAATTTATTGGAGGTCGTATCAATGATAATGTGTTAACCCATCTTCAGGATCGATTAACACATAATGACCTAGACATCCTTTCTACAATCGGCAAAGATGAACTTACTGTTAGTGAAGTTGTTGATCAAATGGCAATCTCACAGGGTGGAACATCCCGTCGTATTAATCATTTAGAACGTTTAGACCTATTATCCAAATTTCACAAGGCTCCTAACCGTAAATCCGTTTTCTTAAAATTAACAACAAACGGTCTGATACTCGCCAACGCCCACAATGAATTGCACCAAGCTTTACGGCAAGAAGCGTTTGAGTCTGTCTCTGATTTTTCAGATCAAGATATCAACACTGTTATTAAATTCCTAAAACGACTAAGTTAA
- a CDS encoding peptide deformylase: MIHSINKDITILKRKSSPANRQNQVTVQDLTETLEANREICAGMAANMIGINKRIIAIQMGPFSVPMINPIITKKEDMYQTQEGCLSLTGQRSTQRFKKISITYLDSQWQQHSQEFTDWTAQVIQHEIDHCNGILI, encoded by the coding sequence ATGATTCATTCAATCAATAAAGACATTACGATTTTAAAACGTAAGTCATCGCCTGCAAATAGGCAGAATCAGGTAACAGTTCAAGACCTAACCGAAACGTTGGAAGCAAATCGCGAAATATGTGCTGGTATGGCTGCTAACATGATTGGTATAAATAAGCGAATCATAGCTATCCAGATGGGGCCCTTTAGCGTTCCGATGATCAACCCAATCATTACAAAAAAAGAGGACATGTACCAAACCCAGGAGGGATGTTTATCCCTCACGGGGCAACGGTCAACTCAACGTTTCAAAAAAATTAGCATTACCTACTTGGATTCACAATGGCAGCAGCATTCCCAAGAATTTACCGACTGGACGGCGCAAGTTATTCAACACGAAATTGATCACTGCAACGGTATTCTTATCTAA
- a CDS encoding NAD(P)H-dependent oxidoreductase: MKTLILIAHPEIENSTTQKFFQTSLVNFENITYHPISIPINIEEEQQLLRSNDRIILQFPLFWYSAPALLKTWQDTVLSTSFINRASLKGKELGIVVTTGSAKKDFGAGNPERFTISEILRPYEAMANKAMMSYLPPLPVYQFLYMKPINQQRLLVDYQQYVTNPNFSHFNGQVSWFKKQIQKKITTQDSKNTSTLETILDTISQNQEELDDLRWNLDQIKKDDDN, translated from the coding sequence TTGAAAACACTAATTTTAATAGCACATCCAGAAATTGAAAATTCAACAACTCAAAAATTTTTCCAAACATCTTTAGTTAATTTTGAAAACATTACCTACCATCCAATATCAATTCCTATCAATATTGAAGAGGAACAGCAATTGTTGCGGTCAAACGATCGGATCATTCTTCAGTTCCCTCTTTTTTGGTACAGCGCCCCTGCACTTTTAAAAACCTGGCAAGACACGGTATTGTCAACCTCTTTTATCAACAGGGCGAGCTTAAAAGGTAAAGAACTTGGTATCGTAGTAACCACCGGCAGTGCAAAAAAAGATTTTGGTGCGGGTAATCCTGAAAGATTTACCATTTCAGAAATACTTCGGCCTTATGAAGCGATGGCAAATAAGGCAATGATGTCTTATCTTCCACCATTGCCAGTTTATCAATTCTTATATATGAAACCCATCAACCAACAACGTTTACTAGTTGATTATCAACAATACGTTACTAACCCTAATTTTTCGCATTTTAACGGTCAAGTTAGTTGGTTTAAAAAGCAAATTCAGAAAAAAATTACCACACAGGATTCCAAGAATACTTCTACTTTGGAAACTATTTTAGATACAATTTCTCAAAACCAGGAAGAACTAGATGACTTGCGATGGAATTTAGATCAGATAAAAAAGGACGATGATAACTAA
- a CDS encoding Cof-type HAD-IIB family hydrolase, protein MIKHIFLDMDNTLLQSDGSISSETRTFLNGLDIPITLVSARAPLEMQFAIEELNLVDEQFSFNGGLIYKPSQNNQMEEIKSIPLETRDAVRIIKLVRKEFPSVSLCWYTKNEWFAERIDRGIEYETSITHQTPTLVNFDDFKTENTEMFKIMLISFDADVREKMVKAINALNIAEIATKSTGIEYYEITNAKAIKRNAIEYLKQRDQLKTNELAAFGDGENDIEMFKVVGHPIAMENATDEVKEYAEFVTDSNNANGIISGVQRLTQSK, encoded by the coding sequence ATGATTAAACACATTTTTCTTGATATGGACAACACGCTTTTACAATCGGATGGAAGTATTAGTTCTGAAACGAGGACTTTTTTGAATGGATTAGATATTCCCATCACTCTGGTGTCAGCTAGGGCACCATTAGAAATGCAGTTTGCAATTGAAGAATTGAACCTGGTTGATGAGCAATTTTCGTTTAATGGTGGCTTGATTTATAAACCTTCACAAAATAATCAAATGGAGGAGATCAAGTCGATTCCTCTTGAAACAAGGGATGCAGTACGGATTATTAAGTTAGTGCGAAAGGAATTTCCGAGTGTGTCATTATGTTGGTATACAAAAAACGAATGGTTTGCTGAAAGAATAGATAGGGGAATTGAATATGAGACGAGTATTACACATCAAACCCCAACACTTGTGAACTTCGATGACTTTAAAACGGAAAACACTGAAATGTTTAAGATTATGTTGATTTCTTTTGATGCAGATGTTAGAGAAAAGATGGTAAAGGCAATTAATGCGTTAAATATTGCGGAGATTGCAACAAAATCAACTGGTATTGAATATTACGAAATCACGAATGCCAAGGCTATCAAACGAAATGCAATCGAGTATTTAAAACAACGTGATCAATTGAAAACAAATGAACTGGCGGCATTTGGAGATGGAGAAAATGATATTGAAATGTTTAAAGTGGTAGGACATCCGATTGCAATGGAAAATGCTACGGACGAAGTAAAAGAATATGCGGAGTTTGTGACAGATTCGAATAATGCGAACGGAATAATTAGTGGTGTTCAAAGATTAACGCAATCTAAATAG
- the tenA gene encoding thiaminase II: MFSERLKNNATGILNRIENHPFVTGIAAGKVPNKALVFYVEQDFNYLTAFAKVYAGAIQKCASRDDMRFFYQQLGFTLDDEVLAHQIFCDVAGEKYEEHQRADQAPMTYLYNEHMYNAMRTGDLIDVLAALAPCPWTYNEIGKKMISENANSTLNPFKNWIEFYGEDDSVEQMFTMIDREAGKYSDEELDQVEQRFLKSCELEWEFWEQAFYQKDWHFKNSN; this comes from the coding sequence ATGTTTTCAGAACGCTTAAAGAATAATGCGACCGGTATTTTAAATAGGATTGAGAATCATCCTTTTGTAACGGGAATAGCTGCGGGGAAAGTACCTAATAAGGCACTGGTGTTTTATGTTGAACAGGATTTTAACTATTTAACTGCTTTTGCAAAAGTATACGCAGGGGCGATTCAAAAGTGTGCATCTAGAGACGATATGCGCTTTTTTTATCAACAACTTGGTTTTACGCTTGATGATGAAGTCTTAGCACATCAAATCTTTTGTGATGTTGCAGGAGAAAAATATGAGGAACACCAACGTGCGGATCAAGCTCCCATGACGTATTTATATAATGAACATATGTACAATGCAATGCGGACAGGTGATTTAATAGACGTCTTGGCAGCACTGGCACCATGTCCATGGACTTACAACGAAATTGGCAAAAAAATGATAAGTGAAAATGCGAATAGTACATTAAATCCCTTCAAAAATTGGATTGAATTTTATGGAGAAGATGATTCAGTCGAACAAATGTTTACAATGATTGATCGTGAAGCTGGTAAATATTCTGATGAGGAGTTGGACCAAGTGGAGCAACGATTTTTGAAAAGCTGTGAGTTGGAATGGGAGTTTTGGGAGCAAGCATTCTATCAAAAAGATTGGCATTTTAAAAATAGTAATTAA
- a CDS encoding energy-coupling factor transporter transmembrane component T family protein: MRKILDPSVEILIVLGVGFQIAFTKSVYMNLIVIVVGLIYVLVHRQKLNYLLIAILVSLPLAIGTAWSFLAFSTGDNVHNALIYSIRLYAYLVLGCMLTLTNTVPDILFSTQQNLKIPSTFIYGFLAVFNLFYRLKNEFKKIRYAARLKGQNYYVWSPKLYFKCIVVALSWSNDIAEAMTSNGFTEGAPRTRIRAYKIPIIQWLIGLILIISYGYGAFGIRPW, from the coding sequence ATGAGAAAAATACTTGATCCATCGGTTGAAATCTTAATTGTTTTAGGAGTGGGATTTCAAATTGCTTTTACGAAAAGTGTTTATATGAATCTGATTGTTATCGTTGTTGGATTAATATATGTTCTTGTACATCGTCAAAAATTAAACTATCTGCTAATTGCGATACTAGTGAGTTTGCCGTTAGCAATTGGAACGGCCTGGTCTTTTTTGGCGTTTAGTACGGGTGACAACGTTCATAATGCACTGATATATTCGATCCGTTTGTATGCATATCTAGTGTTGGGTTGTATGCTGACTTTAACTAATACAGTACCCGATATTTTATTTAGTACTCAACAAAATTTGAAAATCCCCTCAACTTTTATATACGGCTTTTTGGCTGTGTTTAATCTATTTTATAGGTTAAAAAATGAGTTTAAAAAAATTCGCTATGCTGCCCGTTTGAAGGGACAAAATTATTACGTGTGGAGTCCAAAACTCTATTTTAAGTGTATTGTCGTAGCACTGAGCTGGTCTAATGATATAGCTGAAGCGATGACATCTAATGGTTTCACGGAAGGGGCTCCAAGAACGAGAATAAGGGCGTACAAGATTCCCATTATTCAATGGTTAATTGGGTTAATATTGATTATTAGTTATGGTTATGGTGCATTTGGGATACGGCCGTGGTAA
- a CDS encoding ABC transporter ATP-binding protein yields MANLRVNNLTFKYKENGETVLESVDFQPNEGTFNLLVGSSGTGKSTLLKNMAGLYPMFGGIRVGGSVNLDGELIDQIEPNIRAKKTAVLFQNPSRQFTMRTVSEQLSFALENLQVDKGTIKKKVEESLNRVGIMNLSNEIIQTLSGGEQQKVALATILAMDSEIILLDEPFANIDSDSKVKILEVLKKLQTSQHKTIILSDHDWAGYGELADYVYAIKDKKIVQADKGIFANVPKLKSIKMKPVQKEFMLNWDQLSMEVPRKKLLVHTSLFLPKGKVGILSGENGVGKSSFLNALSQQSKYTGSITYAGKNIKKIKQRQWAKRLALIFQNSSDQFVEISVKDEIEIAKKNSLRADYWTDTRIQQALKQLNVDSIYDNGIVYQISGGQQKKVQVLSMLIMAQDVQLLDEPFAGLDYDSIQELMKLINEVKQALNISFLIVSHQRTGVIDQVDYELILKNKKIEFRDNGNEKNT; encoded by the coding sequence ATGGCAAATTTAAGGGTAAATAATTTAACTTTTAAATATAAAGAGAACGGCGAAACGGTTTTAGAATCAGTGGATTTCCAACCAAATGAGGGAACGTTTAATTTACTAGTCGGTAGTTCAGGGACTGGAAAATCAACCTTATTGAAAAATATGGCCGGATTATATCCTATGTTTGGCGGAATTCGAGTTGGCGGAAGTGTCAATTTAGATGGTGAATTGATTGATCAAATTGAACCTAATATTCGTGCTAAAAAAACCGCAGTTTTATTTCAAAATCCTAGTCGACAATTTACAATGCGAACGGTTTCTGAACAGCTTTCATTTGCACTGGAAAATTTACAGGTGGATAAAGGTACAATTAAAAAAAAGGTTGAAGAATCACTAAATAGAGTAGGTATTATGAATTTATCTAATGAAATAATACAGACCTTATCAGGTGGAGAACAGCAAAAAGTAGCATTGGCAACAATTCTAGCGATGGACAGTGAGATTATTTTGTTAGATGAACCCTTTGCTAATATTGACAGTGATTCAAAAGTTAAAATTTTGGAAGTTTTGAAAAAATTACAGACTAGTCAGCATAAAACAATTATTTTATCTGATCATGATTGGGCTGGTTATGGTGAACTGGCGGATTATGTTTATGCTATCAAGGATAAAAAAATTGTGCAGGCTGATAAGGGAATCTTTGCGAATGTTCCAAAACTGAAATCGATCAAAATGAAGCCTGTTCAAAAGGAATTCATGTTGAACTGGGACCAATTAAGTATGGAAGTTCCTAGAAAAAAGTTACTTGTTCATACTTCATTGTTTCTGCCAAAAGGAAAAGTTGGAATATTGTCAGGGGAAAACGGCGTTGGTAAATCAAGTTTTCTAAATGCTTTATCACAGCAAAGTAAATACACAGGTTCCATAACGTATGCAGGAAAAAACATTAAAAAAATTAAGCAACGTCAATGGGCTAAAAGGTTGGCATTAATTTTTCAAAATAGTAGTGACCAGTTTGTGGAAATATCTGTTAAAGACGAAATCGAAATTGCTAAGAAAAATAGTTTGAGGGCTGACTATTGGACGGATACACGAATTCAACAGGCGCTGAAGCAACTTAATGTTGATTCAATATATGATAATGGTATCGTATATCAAATATCAGGTGGACAACAGAAGAAAGTTCAAGTACTTTCGATGTTAATAATGGCTCAAGATGTCCAGTTATTAGATGAACCTTTTGCTGGATTAGATTATGATTCAATTCAAGAATTAATGAAATTGATTAATGAAGTAAAACAGGCGTTAAACATAAGCTTTTTGATAGTTTCACACCAACGAACTGGGGTTATAGATCAGGTTGACTATGAATTAATACTAAAAAATAAAAAAATTGAGTTTAGGGACAATGGTAATGAGAAAAATACTTGA
- a CDS encoding ECF transporter S component, giving the protein MENKNKGFRLKDVVFLAIIGVLFGLIYELWSFAYYGLAATPLKPFASDMTLGVWLMAGPLAGVLLKKAGATTIAEVLAAIVEMLLFSSWGASDLISGFVQGIGSELGFAVTGYKNWNKLGLLLSSIIATVVTFGWDYFQSGYSAYSFGLLISLLIIRFISVGFFAGFLVYQIQKMVNKSGIMG; this is encoded by the coding sequence ATGGAGAATAAAAATAAGGGATTTAGACTAAAAGATGTTGTTTTTCTAGCAATTATTGGAGTTTTGTTTGGTTTGATATATGAGCTTTGGAGTTTTGCATATTACGGTTTGGCTGCGACACCACTTAAACCGTTTGCCTCTGATATGACCTTAGGAGTCTGGTTAATGGCAGGACCACTTGCTGGTGTGTTACTAAAAAAAGCTGGTGCAACAACAATTGCAGAGGTATTAGCAGCCATTGTTGAAATGTTGTTGTTCTCAAGTTGGGGTGCCTCGGATTTAATATCTGGATTTGTCCAAGGAATTGGTAGTGAATTAGGATTTGCGGTAACGGGCTATAAAAATTGGAATAAATTAGGCCTACTGTTATCCTCAATCATAGCAACGGTTGTCACATTTGGTTGGGATTATTTCCAGAGTGGGTATAGTGCGTATAGCTTTGGTTTGTTAATAAGTTTATTAATTATTAGATTCATTTCAGTTGGCTTTTTTGCAGGCTTTTTGGTTTATCAGATTCAGAAAATGGTAAACAAGTCGGGAATTATGGGATAG
- the thiE gene encoding thiamine phosphate synthase → MKFDEKILKIYLVAGTQDVKDKGQFLQKVEELLKNGITAFQLREKGINSIQNRSELVILAKQCHELTQKYHIPLIIDDDVDLAIQVGAEGIHVGQKDEQIGSVLNRVGNEMIVGLSCNRMTQVEQANGLVGIDYIGSGTVFETTSKSDAGEAIGVNELHKLVEKSRYPVVAIGGITMSNLAQTMRTGVKGFAAISLFTQMKDPEINMKKIQKIVNA, encoded by the coding sequence ATGAAGTTTGATGAAAAAATATTAAAAATTTATCTAGTCGCTGGAACGCAAGATGTTAAAGATAAGGGACAGTTTTTACAAAAGGTAGAAGAGCTCTTAAAAAATGGGATAACCGCCTTTCAGTTACGCGAAAAAGGAATTAATAGCATTCAAAATCGTTCGGAACTAGTCATACTTGCGAAACAATGTCATGAATTAACTCAAAAATATCATATTCCATTAATAATTGATGATGATGTCGACCTTGCGATTCAAGTTGGTGCTGAGGGAATTCATGTTGGGCAAAAAGATGAACAAATTGGATCAGTTTTAAATAGGGTTGGTAATGAGATGATTGTCGGTCTTTCATGTAATAGGATGACTCAGGTTGAGCAAGCCAATGGTTTAGTTGGAATTGATTATATTGGAAGTGGAACGGTTTTTGAAACTACATCTAAATCAGATGCTGGAGAAGCTATTGGAGTTAATGAACTGCATAAATTGGTTGAAAAGAGTCGATATCCAGTTGTTGCCATTGGCGGAATTACAATGAGCAATTTGGCACAAACAATGCGAACGGGAGTTAAGGGATTTGCGGCTATTAGCTTATTTACTCAAATGAAAGACCCGGAAATTAATATGAAAAAGATTCAAAAAATTGTGAATGCATAA
- the thiD gene encoding bifunctional hydroxymethylpyrimidine kinase/phosphomethylpyrimidine kinase, with product MSTRVAQVLTIAGTDSGGGAGIQADMKTMQERHVFSTCVVVAVTAQNTLGVLDVEVMPKRIIDKQFEALADDFDIKAAKTGMLANAEVVHTVVENYKKYNFGPLVVDPVMIAKGGAKLLSDNAIDAVQNELIPLAYLITPNLPEAEKLSGITINSIDEVKLAAQKLQELGAKNVLIKGGHFDNSSESRDYVLFENGEELELVGQRFETNNTHGTGDTISSVIVSELAKGRDLRKAIKTGKQFINASIEHGIEVGHGHGPLNHWAFSEENK from the coding sequence ATGAGTACAAGAGTTGCACAAGTATTAACGATTGCTGGCACAGATAGCGGTGGCGGTGCGGGCATCCAAGCAGATATGAAAACTATGCAGGAACGTCATGTTTTTTCGACATGTGTAGTAGTTGCAGTTACGGCACAAAACACGTTGGGAGTTTTAGATGTAGAGGTAATGCCTAAGCGGATTATTGACAAACAGTTTGAGGCGTTGGCAGATGATTTTGATATTAAAGCTGCTAAAACAGGTATGTTAGCAAATGCTGAAGTTGTTCATACTGTGGTTGAAAATTATAAAAAATACAATTTTGGTCCATTGGTTGTTGATCCCGTTATGATTGCAAAAGGTGGAGCAAAGTTGTTGAGTGATAATGCAATTGATGCGGTTCAAAATGAACTAATTCCACTTGCATACTTGATAACACCTAACTTACCTGAGGCAGAAAAACTATCTGGCATTACTATTAACTCAATTGATGAGGTTAAGCTTGCTGCACAGAAACTACAAGAGTTGGGAGCAAAGAATGTTCTAATTAAGGGTGGACACTTTGATAATTCCAGTGAAAGTAGAGACTATGTTTTGTTTGAAAATGGCGAAGAATTGGAATTAGTTGGACAACGTTTTGAAACGAATAATACCCATGGTACAGGTGATACTATTTCTTCTGTAATTGTATCGGAGTTAGCCAAAGGACGAGATTTAAGAAAGGCCATTAAGACTGGCAAGCAATTTATTAACGCCTCGATTGAACATGGTATTGAAGTTGGCCATGGCCATGGTCCTCTGAATCATTGGGCATTTAGTGAGGAAAATAAATGA